DNA sequence from the Peromyscus eremicus chromosome 7, PerEre_H2_v1, whole genome shotgun sequence genome:
CCCTACAGACAGACATGGACACACAGGGCCCAGTCCTGGGTGGGGCAGGCTCCTCACCTTGTTGAGGTGGCTctgcttgaggccagcctgtaggCCACTGGTGAAGTAGGAGGTGGGTGAACCGGAATAAAAATGAGAGAGGGGTCCCCCACTGCCTCCACCACTCCGAGGCTCACTGAAGTTGTTAGGTGGCGGGGACATCTGCAGAGAAAAGTTCAGCTGAGTGAGTGAGGAAGGTAAGGGTAGAAACCCTCCCCCACCACGACTCAGCTTGGTCATGGTGCTCTTCTGGGGACCTCTGGGAGCCACAGTTGCTTTATCAAACTCAGGATGGACCACAGAAGGATGAGCTGTGTGACCTGAGCCCAGTGACCTTCACTTCAACAGACCTGTGTGTGTGGCCATGGGGTAAGCTCCCAGGGAAGCACCCACTGCCCCTAGGGGGAGAAATAAATGCTTGAGCCTAGAAATTTGAATTGGGCAACACAAGATTGCCTCACAAGTTtgtggaagccaggcagtggtggcacatgcctttaattccagcactctggaggcagagacaggtagatctctgagtttgaggctaacctggtctaccgagcaagttccaggacagccacagctacacagagagactctgactcaaaaacaaaaacaaaaaccaaccaaacaaaacaaagaacaaacatttGTGGAGTTCAGTTCTGAAGAGATGGCACTTCTTGTTACACAGCTGGTGCTGACTGCCACATCCACTCTGGCACACAGCCAGTACGATGGTGTCTTGGCTCTTACCTTGTGTCGGCTGGGTCCATGAGGCCCTAGGGCTGGCTCCCGAGGGTGGGAGAAGAGCCGTCGAGGTCCCACATCCTAAATCAAAGGGGCAAAagcatgggggtgggtgggttggtgtTTGCCAACCTTACCCTGGGTCAGTCCACACAGTTAACACTAGGGATTCATGACCACACGTGGGCCTGCAGGGGCTTCAGCGAGCGAGCACAGCTGAGGCCAGAGCAGGTGAAGGAATGCCCTGTCCCAGAGGTAGCTGTGCCTGCCTGGGCTCCCGGGATGGGTGCTGTGAAATGACATGTGTCGTGCTCAAAATGggaaagacacagacagacaagaTGCTAAGCCCTTTCTCTAGGGAGAAAGCATGCCTTGGGACTTAGGCTAAGCTAAGTCCCCGCCCAGCGAGCAAGTATAAAAGGCtggcttccatccccagtaccataTAGACTGGGTGTGATGGTAAAGGctgagatcccagcactcaggtagagGGAAGAGGATAAGACATTCagagtcattctcagctacacagtgagttgaggccagcctgggctacatgaggccttgtctcaaaaaaatcaaaacccaagTAAAAAATCAACATGGACTGAAGTCTGAAAGAGACAGACATGGACAGAGACTTAAGAAAAGGGAGCATGTTGGCGACAAGCTCCTGACTGCCCACCTGATACtagagaaaggaggctgagcgGCCTTTGACAAAGTACCTGGAACCAACTGGGAGTGTTTCTGACCAAGTTGCCTTGGATTTTGGAATGCCACATAAAGAAGGagacattggggggggggggggtgcggggtgtgtgtgtgttcctaagtCCAACGAGAAAGTCACCAGCGTCTCAGGTACAATTCACACACATTTTatactattaaaaaaatttttattgtttttgttttttttgagacagggtttctctgtatagtcctggctgtcccagaacttgttttgcagaccaggctggcctcaaactcagagatctacctgcctctgcctcccaagtgctgcattaaaggcgtgagccaccattaGCTGGCAGGAAGTTTTAATTACACtttttgtgcctgtgtgtaccCATGTGTAGGTGAGGGGACAACTCGAGGGAGTAGGTTCTCCCCCTCTGCCATGTGGGACTGACCAGCAACAGAACTCAGGCCTTCAGGATTGAGATAAGCATCTTGGACAGCTGAGAATCTCACCAGCCACACCTTTAATTGTCTGTTTTtgagggtctcatgtaaccaGGGCCAGCTCTGAACTCCTgctcatcctgcctccacctcccagtgctggcacAGCAGCACCCAGGTGacagtgtgtgtgcctgctttgTCCTGTGCCCCACCTGCACCTGTGAGCGTGCCGGAGGATGACCCTGGTGCTGTTTCTGGAGCCACCCACCTTACTTATTCTCTGCAGTTTTGGGCCTGTTTGCtcatgtgtttgcacacatgtgtatggaggACAAAGGATGGCATCCAGGGTCTTTCTCCACCTTGTTCACTGAAGTAAGGTTTCTCACTAGTGTCCAGAGCTTGCCAATTCCATTTATCTAGCTAGTCAGCACCCTCCAGAAATAGTTTCCAGCTCAtactccctgggattacaggtaaacTGCCATACCTGCCCAGTTTTTACActggttctgaggatccaaacccCAGTCCTTCACACTTCACATACTGAACCACTGACTGGCCTAGCCCTGTCCACCTTTTTGGAGACAAAGCATCGCTATGCAGCTATGGTTcacctggaatttgctatgtagaccaggctggcctcgaactcagagccaTCTTCCCGCCTCACGAGCAAACCcagtagagacaggatctctttattGGCCTGGAGTTTACCTATTAGACTAGAtctcctgcctgtctctgcctcttcagaaTGGGGCTACAAGCATGCCAGTCCTCCTGGCTTTatttatgtggattctgagaatgagactcagatcctcatgcctgTGACTGAGCTATCTCCGTTGGCTGTTTGGACCAGGGAAGCTCACCCCGCACGGTTTGTAGATGGACAGGCAGAATCCAGGGCAGCCCTGGTACTCACCGAGGGGTAATCAAAGCCATAGCTGTCAGGCAGCCCTGGCTCAGGGGGCAGGCGGTTGCTGGCAATGGGGCTGAGCAGGCGGGACTTCATCTGGAAGGCtttgctgccactgctgctgccactgcttcCCCCAggagctgcaggactgggcagagGGGGCTCAGCCGGGCGGCGGCCTCTCCCAGAGCCTCCCCAGCCCCGGGTCTCCTTGCCTGCCAGGTTGCTGGATGGAAGCAGGCTGTGTAGATTCAGGTAGGGGTTCAGGGGGATGCGGTAGTCCTTTGGGGGCTCCCCCAACAGTGAGACCTGTAACAGGAGGGTTGGTTTTTCTAAGGCCCTGGGCAGAGGGGACCTCAAAGGAAGGGGAGGCTGGAAACAGGGTGGCACCTTACCCCAGGGGGCGTTGGCAGGGGCCCACTGTCCTTCGGGAGGCCTCTAAGACTGGAGCCTCGGAGCCCCacaggggctgggggtggagtgAGCTGGGATGCTGGGGGACCCAGACCCATGGGCTCCCGGTCACCCCCAGAagggcccagcagtggtggtAATAAGGGTTGTGGCTTCCCTCGGCGGGGCGGCAGTTCCGGGGCCAGGCCCCCCCctaaagagagaaggaaggtgtCAGCTAAGGGCCCAGACCTGAAGAGCCACTCTACCCATGGTCCCTGGGCCCTAGCGGCAGTCAGTGACCCAAGGACTCTTTGAGCATCAGCATTCTAAGATATTCCCAGCGGCCCCATGAGGTGGGCACCAAAGCAACAGGAGAATGACCCAGACAAATCAGGTCACCTGCCCAAGGCTAAACAGAATTCATGGGGAAGGGCAGCAGGACAGAGGTGGGGTGGCAGGGTCCAACTTTACCTGCAGACAGCTCCCCAAGGAGGGAGTTGGCAGGCTGGGCGCCGGCCTGGAGGGTACCCAGAGGTGAATCTCCCAGGATCCCAGGCTTCTAGAACAGAGTACAGTCAGCTGGAGGTGGGAACAGTGTGGTCTGGGCAGCAGACACAGGCGGGCCACCCACAGTCCTGGCAGTCACAATGCCCAGCACCAACTCCCAAGTTAgtcacaggcagacacacacggAGCCTCCCAGCACCTTTGACCTCCACCTGTGACCTACTCATGTGGCCTATGGGCTCCTGAATGTGAAGCCCTGTCCTATACATTGGGGATCATATGGGAAATACTTTCCACCActgtcacacatacacagtgaCAGTCCTTAGCACCCAGGCCCTTGCTCATCACACAACAATGCTGACCAAGAGTAACTACATCCCAATCGCACAAGGTCAGGCTTTCTTGGCCATATTCACTTTGGGGATAGCTATGGATGCCCTGGCCACCAGAGCAGAGACATCTCATTCTGACAGAAGGGGTGGGCTAGAACAGGTGCCTGTGGGGGCGGCCCCCACCGTGAGGCTCTTACCTTTTGGCTCTGGCTTTGCAGGGCTAACTGCAGCAGTGCAGTGGACAGGGCAGGCCCACTGAGCAGTGGCATGGCAGGAGGCGCACCCAGGAGGCCTGGAATGAGAGAGACATGGATACACTGTGACAACCCACCACCCAGCACAACCCCCAGTTCTCAGAAGTGATGGGTGGGTCTCTTCCTGCTTCAAGTTCTGCTCCCTTTAGGGACCTCCATCCTCATGCCACAGCCACCAACGTAGGAGGAGTGGCTTTTGAATGACACCCTACAACCACGTGTGGCCCGTCTTACCCTGCTTGCCACTGGCGCCTGCATGCAGCAGAGGGTTGAGGAGCAGCTGGAGGGAGGCAGATGGGCCCAGGTTGTTCAATAGCTGCAGGATGTTTGGCTCAGGCAGGAGTCCCTTGCCTCTGTTGAGAGCCTGAggagaggagcagaggaaggCTCAGAGCAGAGGTCACAAAGGGGAGACACTGGTGTCCAGGGTGCACCCCTACTCACCGTGGCCTGGGCAGCAATGAGTGCGGCCAGCATGCTCCGGCCAGGGGGACCCGGAGCACAGAAGGACACGCGGAGGTGACTGCCCCCCAGCGCCAGGCCATCTGCCCGCTGTTGCGCAGCCTCTGCCATCTCTGCTGTCTCGTACTCCAGCACCGCAAAGCCCTTCAGCTGCCCATCCTGGCCACACGCCAGCTGTGGGAGATGCACGTGTGAGCACCAGGCAAGCAACCGCAAAGACCCCAACCATTGACAGTGAGCCGCTGGAGAGGACGACTACTTGCTACTCACTGTTCCCAGCCCTGTGCCCATTATCTGGTCACTAAATCTGTGTAGAGGCTAGAAGGCCCTAGGTCAGCTTGCCCAAGGCCACGTGGCTAGCCAGAGGGCAGACAGGACCCACCTCAACTAAAGCCGCCGCTTTGGTATTTGTGCTgccatgctgggaacaaattctGACAGGAACATCAGGAGGTAAGGGATGGTTTGCAGAGTGTCCTGAACATATACATTGGGCTATAGGTACTGTGGTAGTTGCTGACTTGGGAGGAGGCACCTAGGCCTGCCAGGTAGCCAGGGCCCACAGGCTGGCTAGTCAAAGCTGCTATTGCCGGGTGGATGTGGAGGTCACGGTGCCAGGACAGAGAGGCACTAGTCACAGGCAGAGCTGTCACTTCACCAGTGGTCTGCTGGGGCATAGCCCTTTCCTATCTAGAAGCTCACACTAGGTGTGTTCCAGCAGTGAGACTGGATGGAAGCTACACTGGTCCAATGCTGCCCATACTCTATTACCGTATTCTAAAATCTTTACTAGACAGGAGCTCACTGTCttgctctggctagcctggaactcacaggtacctgcctacctctgcctcccgagtgttagaTTAAAGAtaaatgccaccacacccagcccttcaAGAAAATAGGTttttggcactgtgtgtgtgttttgcacatACAGAGGAAGACAAGTGTTCTGTAGTCAGTCTCCACTCCTTTCAGACAGGCTTTCTTCCTGAGCCTGGGGCTCACATTTTCTCGGCTAAGCTACAAGTCAGCAagtaatcttcctgtctccaccttcagtgctgggtttatacagtgagacactgttttgaaagacactgtcttaaagagaaaaggagtaagggaggaaaaaaggacGGGAGGGCGAAGGCTAGGTATGCTGGCATACCCCTGTAACCACAGCACTCTGTAAACACAGAGGCAAGAAGGCCTGGACGACATAGCAGATTTCAAAATAGCCTTGGCTACATcatgaaaacttgtctcaaaagaagtaaAATATCAGCCCTTGCtctgccaaaaagaaaaaaaaagtcaccaggcGGGGGTGGtgcactcagcactcaggaggcagaggcaggtggatctccaagtctgaggccagcctgggctacagcgctagttctaggacagcccaggctgtcacacagtgaaaccctgtcttgaaaaagaaaaaccaaacaaacaaaaagcaacctaagtcagtagggctggagagatgactcaggaggtAAACACCAGTCCACAGGACCCACACTAAATTCTCAGAACCCACGGAGAAGGCAGGCAGGGAAAGCAATGAGAATCTAAGCACAGAATCAGGCACAACAAACACGTGGCCTGTCCTCAAGCTGAACTCAGCCCAGGAAGCCTGTTGCTGAGTCTATTTCCATAGCAACTCACCTGCCTGTGGGCCCAGGCGGGTGGGGCCCTCACCttgttttcttacttttgttAAAGacaggggtctcactgtgtagcccaagctgccctggaactcacacagatctttctgcctctacttctgcAGTGCTAGGATTTAAAGGTGTATATCATAGCCTGACTccagcactcactcaggaggcagagtcaggtggatctctgtgagttcatggctagcctggtctacattttgagttcctggacagtcagagctatgtaCAGaccctgttttttttaaaaaacaaaaaacaaaaaagaaaagaaaggtgtgTATCATTATGCTCAGTgctttattacttaaaaaaattaaattatattttattttgtgagttcatgtatgtcatggggcatgtgtggaagtcaatggacaacttgagggaaactgttctctttctaccatgtagggCTCAGGAATCAGCTCATGTCATCAAGCTTGTCCTTACCTACTGAGCTGGGATGAATCCAGGTCCTAGCACAGGATAGGCAGCTAagccatgcccccagcccctcactggcacATTCTAGGTAGGCACTCTACCCATGAACCACACCCTTGGCTCATAACTATGCTTATCTTATAAACCAACAGAGACAGATGCAAAGGAGTCACAATGTGACCAGGACCACATGAGTTCTGAACAGGAAGATGGAGACCCGGACCAGGATCAGTCTCTGACCCTCAAGCCCATGTTCTTTCTATTCAGGGCACCAGAACACAACTGCAGACTCAACACTGTTCAGTAAGTATCtactgaggaactgccatatagCTCTGTGGTAAAGCACTTACTGgacaaggtcctgagttccattcagcattgacaaaataaataaatacatgggaCCATAAGAATGAAGGAGcaccaggcagcggtggtgcacgcctttagcagatctgtgtgagttcgaggccagcctggtctatagagcaagatccaggacaggcaccaaaactacacagagaaaccctgtcttgaaaatctcCCCTCAAAAAGAATGAAGGCACTAGCTTTTATAATCATCATTCATAAtggccagtgagagggctcagtaggCAAAGCCCCTTGCTGTTAAGCCTCACAaactgagtttgacccccagtgtccacatggttgaagaagaaatgatgcttgcaagctgtcctctgaacacTGTACAGGTTCAGAGGTACTTAACTACTGTACAGGTACTGTAGTATGCAcacttatatgcacacatatatacagaggcaTACAAACAAGTaagttttgggttgttttttttttaaagatactgtGGTGgattggaagaaaatggcccccatagggagtggtactattaggaggtgtagccttgttggagtggtgtggccttgttggaggaagtgtgtcactgtaggaacaggctctgaggtctcctatgctcaagctactccctgtgtcacagttcacttcctgttgcctttgatcaagatgtaaccagcaccatgtctcaccatgatgatgaAAACCTCtgaattcaatgttttcctttttaagagttgctgtggtcatggtgtctcttcccagcaacagaCACCttaacagacatttttttttttttttttttttggttttttgagacagggtttctctgtgtagttttgtgcctttcctggaactcactttgtagaccaggctggccttgaactcacagagatcgcctgcctctgcctccgagtgctgggattaaaggcatgcgccaccaccgcccggcgagacagACACTTTTAATACTTGGCCTCTCTAGGCTAAGCactgtggcacacgcctttaatcccagcactcaggaggcaaaggcaggcagatctctgtgagttccaggccatccagggctatgAAATGAGATCCTGTCTAGAAAATGGGTcagggaggacaggagagagagcAAGGTGCAGACAAAAGGATTTGCTGAGGATATAGAGGGCTGGAATCCATCTAAGCCCTGGCTTGGTGCTAGGAGCCCAGAGGCTCAAGAAGCCTTTGATGGGGGCTGGGGCTGAGCAGGTAGAGAGTACTTACCTAGAATGCAGGAAGCCCTAGGGAATTCCAACCCCTATACCCCATAAATTTAGCATGCTAGAGCATGCCCTACTTGAGAAATAGAATCAGGAGGATCTGGAATTCAAGCTCATCCTCATTTATATACCAAGTTCAGGGTGAGTATGTGCTAcatgagatgctatctcaaaaaacaaaataatgaacaaacaCACTTGAGTCAAGTGGAGTGTCACCCTACCCATAATTCTAGCAATTATGAGGTTTAGGCAAGagtaggctagcctgggctacatgataatGAGTGTATGAATGATGAGGATATGAGGACTCCCTGCCTACTTACAATAGATGAGCTGAGGATTGGCATTCACGCCTTTGGAATACATCTGGGTTCTCAGACACCATACCCCAGAACCTCTCCCAAGAGTCTCATTCAAAAGGGTGGCACTGCTTTATCAAAGGGCCCAGGACCTACCTGACAGAAGGTGGGCGTATAGACGGCTGATAGTGCCCGGCGCAAGGCATCCACATCGCTGAAGCCGGGTGGCAGGTGGTCCACACAGAGACACCGGGAGTGTAACAAGGCAGGGGTCAGCTGCCCGGCATCTGTCCAGTGCACGTACAGTGTGCGTGGGCCCAGTGGCTTGCCCAGCAAATCAGACTTGGCCCTGGCAGCCGAGTCTTTCTTCATGTACTCTGCAAAGCCATAGCCCTTAGAGTGGCCTGTTCGCTCACTGTACACTAGGAAGCAGCGCTCCAGGCTGCCAAATGGCCGCACCAGCTCCTCAAACTGTGCCTGTGTCAGGCTGGGTGGCAGGTTGGCCACACACAGCAGAGCATCGGTAGGCTGCAACTGCACTGACAGCTCCCGCTCTCGAAGGTGGCTCTGGTGGAAGGCGCTGATGGCAGCTTCAGCCTGCTCCCCATTCAGCAGGGTCACAAAAGCTGCAAGGCAGAGAGGACCTGGGGTCAGAGTGGACTTGTGATCCTATCCTGGGCCCTCTAAACCAAGTGTGATGGCCAAACCAGGAACATGAACTGCCACTGGCAAGCACAAACAAGCCATCTGGAGCCTTGGATTTCCAGTCCCTTCCCTGACATCTCCCACAGCAGTTCACAATCCTGAGTGGTTACTCACTGTGCACATGGCTCTGCCCAGTGTGTCACTCAGGTGACACTAAAGTTAATGGTTAAGCAGGTGGTCACTAGAGCTCAGGCTGAAGCCccaagctttttgtttgtttgttttcaagacatggtttctagCAGCCCTGGAATTATTTTTGTAGAgaccacagagatctgtctgcctctgcctccggagtgctgggattaaaggagtgcgccaacACTGCCatcttttttaattgtattttatgtgcatgcttgcctgcatgtatttctgtgcaccacCTATGTGCCTGCTGCCTgcgaaggtcagaagagggtaccagatcccctggaactagagttacagatgtttatgaaccatcatgtaggtgctgggcattgaacctcggtcctctggaagagcaatcagtgctcttaaccactgagccatcactccagccccaagcCCAAAGTTCTTAAAGGTTCTGGCATCTCAACTTTCTCATCTGTCAAATGGAACAGGTTAACCCTCACATCTACCATTTTTGGTGGAGAATAAACAGGCCCAGATCAGCAGCCCAAGAGCCAGGCTGTGGGTAGGGAACGGTATCAcctgtctgtgatcccagcatttgtaagactgggCACAGAGTTCATCCTGGGCTGCTATCTAGTGAGATTCTGTCCTAAAAAACCAAGGGCTGGAACCAGTAACATAGCTTAGCTggcagagggcttgcctagcatgcatgatgccTTAGGTTCCGTCTATAGGGCAGGTGTGGTAGAACATACCAGTGACTTCACCACATgcaagactgaagcaggaggatcagaaattcaaggtcacccctggctacatagtgagttgaggccaccttgggctacataacacactgtctcaaaaacaccaatcgaaggctggggatgtagtccAGCATTAAGAGTATTCATCTTTGGCaccacaaaataacaataataaaaaaaagaaataatcaggaCTAAGAATGTACCTCAGCATTAGAGCGCTtttctagcatgtgcaaggctcgaAACTTAAGCTCCagtatcacacacatacagagcacTCACAAAATCAagtaaaaaaagttaaaaatacaaaaggGTAGAGGACCAGATGGCTCAGCACGCAGAGGCCTTGACACCAAACTTaacaacctaagttcaatcctcagggACATGTGGAATATGAGAAacagactcctacaagttgtcctcagacctaaacgcatgctaacacacacacactctaaaaagATACAACAAAATCACCCGAGACAGTTGGTCTTCAGAGTCGCGTTCTGCCCCGCTAGCTTCCTCACTCAGAAGCCATCTTACGACCACAGGAACCCTTGGTCAGAGACCCTAAGCAGGTGGCCCAGCCTGTGTCCTCTTCAGCTCCCATCACGGCAATTGGTGTGGCTTCCCGGACCCTGCCAGATACGCCCTGCCTGAACCCTGCCCCTTTACCTGACCCCCACTCAGTCCCCCATGGCTTTTGATTCCATAACCTATTTTGCCTCTTCAGTTTTTGaaggtctcatgtaccccaggctgtcctcaaaggCATTCTGTAGCCAAGGAGCCTGAAGCTCTGATCCTCGCCCTCCAGCGTCAGAGAACACCTCTGAAGGGTCAGTTCTCTGCTTTACCACGTAGGTGCAGGGACTGGCCTCGGGCCATCAGGCTGGTGCAGTACCGTTACCCACTGAGCGCCCTCACTGCTCCTAGGATGATTTTTCAAAGAGGGACTCAAACACCCTTGGGTTTTGGTGTGCTCCAGGCCCTGTGGAGGTGACTGCACAGGGGTGCTTGCCAACTGTCTGACTTGTTGATGCCTATGACCGTATTCTTCTTCTTCCAGCTGCACAGGTACAGGTGGAAGCTGGTCTCTCATCTGAAGCCTGGGCTTGCTCATCAGGCTAATCGACCTAGCCAGCTCATTCACACTTGGATGAGGAGTGGGTCATCAGGCCCACCCTGCACTTCCGTAGATGTTGGGGTTCCAACTGTGGTACTCATGCTTATCTGACAAGTGCCgcgccctggccctggccctcctAGGCAGCTGCATCCTAAGCACTCAGCTCACCCTGGCTtgttgtgtgcacacactcacggTGAGCAGGGACCAGCTCTCCAGCTGGAGCCCACCTGCCTCCAATGCCCAGGATCTTACCCAGTGCCTAGCCTGCCAGGCAGGGCTTAACGGGGGCACATTCTCCACATGAGATGTGCAGAGAAGGTTCTAGATGCTCTTCACACCTGGTACATACTGGAAAGCACAGACAATCACTGATGGCCTCACACAAGAAGCCAACCCCCGTCTTATCCATGGGCACGGACTTGACCACTCCATGTGAGGGCAAATGTGCCAGCCTCAGCCTACAATGACAGAGGAGGGTGGCCCGAGGGCTTGGGTTATGAGGGGACAGGTAAGAACAGTGGTGGAGCTGAGCACAGTGATACATGCCTCATATGGCCAGCACTttgaaagtggaggcaggaggatgtcttgatgttcaaggtcatcctcactcACACAATAAGTTTGACTCTAGTCTGGTTTATATGAGACctgattaaaataaaaccaaaagtcaaaaaccaaaaatggggctgaagagatgactcagcccttaagagcacttgttgcaccgggcggtggtggcgcacgcctttaatcccagcactcggggggcagaggcaggcggatctttgtgagttcaaggacagcctggtctacagagcgagatccaggagaggcgcaaagctacaccctTCTATAACTCTTTTTCCACAgaatctggtgctctcttctggcctaacacccatacacatcaaataaagaTAActaaaacttacaaaaaaaaggccaggtggtgactttttttttttttttttaaatttggtatttcgagacagggtttctctctgtagccctggctgtcctggatctccctctgtagaccaggctggctttgaactcacagagatccatctgcatctgcctcccaagcaatgggattaaaggcatgtgccaggcagtgacttttaaccccagcactcgggaggtagaggaatgtagatctctgttagttcaagtccagcctggtccgcagagggagatccaggacagccggggctacacagagaaaccctgtctcgaaaaaccaaaggaaacaaacaaacaaacaaacccaaagcaGCAGTGGAAGCTAAGGAAGGATTGCTACAAGCTTCAGGATAGCTGGGGCTACATCAAGAActccaggacaacctgggctacagagaaaaaaaaagaaaggaaagagaaggagagaaggccaGGTAAAGGAGCCTGCTGCCacgcctaacaacctgagttctagTCCCAGACTCCCATGTGTAGGTGCGCTCTCATATGCACCTGTAATCCAGTCTTCCTAGTCTAAGATGGGAGAACCGCCTATGACAGAGACGAGATGCCGCCTCAGCAAGGTGGAAAGAACTGACTTTAGACAGCTGTCCTCTAACTTCCCCACTTGTTGCTCAtgctcacactcatacacacaaaataaacaagctGGCATGAAGgtacacgcctctaatcccagcactcaatcaACAAAGGCAGGAAGGTGGTGGACCTCTGTGATTTCacggccaacctgatctacatagtgaggtaCAGGCCAGGAAGAGCTATATTCACTACACtgccctatctcaaaaatgaagaaatggacaATCAGAACAAGGATCAGACAACGGCTCCTGGTGAGTGCATCCTCTAGGACAA
Encoded proteins:
- the Raver1 gene encoding ribonucleoprotein PTB-binding 1, whose product is MAADVSVTHRPPLSPEAEAEAETPETADRRAPEQELPPLDPEEIRKRLEHTERQFRNRRKILIRGLPGDVTNQEVHDLLSDYELKYCFVDKYKGTAFVTLLNGEQAEAAISAFHQSHLRERELSVQLQPTDALLCVANLPPSLTQAQFEELVRPFGSLERCFLVYSERTGHSKGYGFAEYMKKDSAARAKSDLLGKPLGPRTLYVHWTDAGQLTPALLHSRCLCVDHLPPGFSDVDALRRALSAVYTPTFCQLACGQDGQLKGFAVLEYETAEMAEAAQQRADGLALGGSHLRVSFCAPGPPGRSMLAALIAAQATALNRGKGLLPEPNILQLLNNLGPSASLQLLLNPLLHAGASGKQGLLGAPPAMPLLSGPALSTALLQLALQSQSQKKPGILGDSPLGTLQAGAQPANSLLGELSAGGGLAPELPPRRGKPQPLLPPLLGPSGGDREPMGLGPPASQLTPPPAPVGLRGSSLRGLPKDSGPLPTPPGVSLLGEPPKDYRIPLNPYLNLHSLLPSSNLAGKETRGWGGSGRGRRPAEPPLPSPAAPGGSSGSSSGSKAFQMKSRLLSPIASNRLPPEPGLPDSYGFDYPSDVGPRRLFSHPREPALGPHGPSRHKMSPPPNNFSEPRSGGGSGGPLSHFYSGSPTSYFTSGLQAGLKQSHLNKAVGSSPMGSSEGLLGLGPGPNGHSHLLKTPLGGQKRSFSHLLPSPEPSPEGSYVGQHSQGLGGHYADSYLKRKRIF